In Candidatus Methanomethylophilus alvi Mx1201, a genomic segment contains:
- a CDS encoding H/ACA ribonucleoprotein complex subunit GAR1 → MDFLGTVDGITSEGRIVVRCEQAPDIGDAVFDQSQKRIGTVKRVFGPVDGPYASVSPTEGVPKKIEGKKLYCNKRVKDGKTKRRN, encoded by the coding sequence ATGGATTTTTTGGGAACTGTTGACGGCATCACTTCTGAAGGACGTATAGTCGTCAGATGCGAACAGGCCCCGGATATCGGTGACGCTGTATTCGACCAGAGCCAGAAACGCATAGGTACGGTGAAAAGGGTCTTCGGACCGGTAGACGGACCGTATGCGTCGGTAAGCCCGACCGAGGGCGTACCGAAGAAGATCGAGGGAAAGAAGCTCTACTGTAACAAGAGGGTCAAAGATGGTAAAACAAAGAGAAGAAACTGA
- the purE gene encoding 5-(carboxyamino)imidazole ribonucleotide mutase, giving the protein MAKVFIIMGSKSDFPIAQKAISVLNKYGVAYDIAVASAHRTPKRVEDLVSGSDADVFISIAGLSAALPGVIASFTTKPVIGVPASGSLNYDALLSIVQMPPGIPVAAVGMDRGDNAATLAVEMLALSDKGLAEKLCEDRKAMAAKVEKDSAFVVEEARKVE; this is encoded by the coding sequence ATGGCAAAGGTATTCATAATCATGGGAAGCAAGAGCGACTTCCCGATAGCGCAGAAGGCTATCTCCGTCCTCAACAAATACGGTGTGGCCTACGACATAGCTGTGGCATCCGCCCACAGGACCCCTAAAAGGGTCGAGGACCTGGTATCCGGCAGCGATGCCGACGTCTTCATATCGATAGCAGGACTCTCGGCCGCCCTTCCCGGGGTGATCGCCTCATTCACGACCAAGCCCGTTATCGGTGTTCCTGCCAGCGGATCCCTGAACTACGATGCGCTCCTATCTATCGTGCAGATGCCCCCGGGGATCCCCGTGGCGGCGGTCGGAATGGATCGCGGAGACAATGCCGCCACGCTTGCGGTAGAGATGCTGGCACTGTCGGACAAAGGTCTCGCCGAGAAGCTGTGCGAGGACAGGAAGGCCATGGCGGCCAAGGTGGAGAAGGATTCGGCCTTCGTGGTCGAGGAAGCAAGGAAGGTGGAATGA
- the guaA gene encoding glutamine-hydrolyzing GMP synthase encodes MTGFFDEQGFIDEAIAMIQESIPAPGKAIIACSGGVDSMVTATLASKAIGDRLLAIYVDSGLMRKGETDEVEAMMKNMGINYKVAHAADEYFDALKGVEDPEGKRKVIGEKFIRVFERHAREFGATYLLQGTIAPDWIESGDGVRDTIKSHHNVGGLPKDMNMTLVEPLRDLYKDEVRQVARKLGVEASERQPFPGPALAIRCLGEVTPEKVEIVREACFIVEDEIMKAVGNGEAVRPWQYFAVLLPSKSVGVQGDRRAYGYTVAIRAVDSIDGMTATFSKLPLEVLNRISVRITDTMKSQVNRVVYDITSKPPATIEWE; translated from the coding sequence ATGACGGGATTTTTCGACGAGCAGGGGTTCATAGACGAAGCGATCGCAATGATCCAGGAGAGCATCCCCGCCCCCGGTAAGGCGATCATCGCCTGCTCCGGAGGAGTGGACTCCATGGTGACCGCTACGCTGGCCAGCAAGGCCATAGGGGACCGCCTTCTGGCGATCTATGTGGACAGCGGCCTGATGAGGAAAGGCGAGACCGACGAGGTCGAGGCCATGATGAAGAACATGGGCATCAACTACAAGGTCGCCCATGCCGCGGACGAGTATTTCGACGCCCTCAAGGGCGTGGAGGACCCCGAGGGGAAGAGGAAGGTCATCGGAGAGAAGTTCATCAGAGTGTTCGAGAGGCATGCCCGCGAGTTCGGTGCAACCTATCTCCTCCAGGGGACCATCGCCCCCGACTGGATCGAGAGCGGGGACGGCGTCCGCGACACCATCAAGTCCCATCACAACGTCGGCGGACTCCCCAAGGATATGAACATGACCCTCGTGGAGCCCCTCAGGGACCTTTACAAGGACGAGGTCAGGCAGGTGGCAAGGAAACTTGGCGTAGAAGCTTCCGAGAGGCAGCCGTTCCCCGGACCCGCCCTTGCCATAAGGTGTCTCGGAGAGGTCACTCCCGAGAAGGTCGAGATCGTACGTGAGGCCTGTTTCATCGTCGAGGACGAGATCATGAAGGCCGTCGGCAACGGTGAGGCCGTCCGCCCGTGGCAGTACTTCGCAGTCCTCCTTCCCAGCAAATCCGTGGGAGTGCAGGGGGACAGGAGGGCATACGGATACACCGTGGCCATCCGTGCCGTCGATTCCATCGACGGGATGACGGCCACATTCTCCAAGCTCCCGCTGGAGGTCCTCAACAGGATCTCCGTCAGGATCACCGACACGATGAAGAGCCAGGTGAACCGCGTGGTGTACGACATCACCAGCAAGCCTCCGGCGACCATCGAGTGGGAGTGA
- a CDS encoding sugar O-acetyltransferase: protein MKPGTVIRLKTRMCKVMNRVSKETAKLCMELNDGYKTSDERRAMFSKIIGKPVDGNFRVFPPFYSDFGKNIHVGKNDFINTCCHFQDQGGIYLGDHVLIGHSVTLATINHVQDPEKRGDTICKPIRIGNDVWIGANVTVVGGVTIGEGAIVAAGAVVTKDVPPRTVVAGVPAKVIKEIQ, encoded by the coding sequence ATGAAGCCGGGAACGGTGATCAGACTGAAGACCCGCATGTGCAAGGTCATGAACAGGGTCAGCAAAGAGACGGCGAAGCTCTGCATGGAACTGAACGACGGATACAAGACTTCCGATGAGAGGAGGGCCATGTTCTCGAAGATCATCGGAAAACCGGTCGACGGGAACTTCAGGGTCTTCCCGCCGTTCTATTCGGATTTCGGAAAGAACATCCACGTGGGGAAGAACGACTTCATCAACACCTGCTGCCACTTCCAGGACCAGGGAGGCATATATCTGGGGGACCACGTCCTCATAGGACACAGCGTCACATTGGCCACCATAAACCATGTTCAGGACCCGGAGAAGAGAGGCGACACCATCTGCAAGCCTATACGGATCGGAAACGACGTATGGATCGGGGCCAACGTCACGGTGGTGGGAGGGGTCACCATCGGAGAAGGGGCGATAGTGGCCGCCGGAGCGGTGGTCACAAAGGACGTCCCTCCGAGGACCGTCGTCGCAGGAGTACCTGCGAAGGTCATCAAGGAGATCCAATGA
- a CDS encoding GMP synthase subunit A: MKVYVVDNGGQWTHREWRVLKYLKVETKIVPNTTPFDELKDLDGLVLSGGAPSVACDSNRMGNNDEYLDKATFPVLGICAGMQFMSQHFGSALGPADVPEFGEVRLKVSDHSDLFAGLPDDFIVWGSHNDEVKAVPEGFRLTASSPSCKVEGIACIDRPLYGVQFHPEVENTEHGAEIFQNFLEIIKGQRQ; this comes from the coding sequence ATGAAGGTATATGTCGTTGACAACGGCGGACAGTGGACCCACCGTGAGTGGCGCGTACTGAAATATCTCAAGGTCGAGACCAAGATCGTACCGAACACCACCCCGTTCGACGAACTGAAGGACCTCGACGGCCTCGTCCTCTCCGGCGGAGCCCCCAGTGTGGCGTGCGACTCCAACAGGATGGGCAACAACGACGAGTACCTGGATAAGGCGACATTTCCCGTGCTGGGTATATGTGCCGGTATGCAGTTCATGAGCCAGCATTTCGGCTCTGCGCTCGGTCCTGCCGATGTGCCGGAGTTCGGGGAGGTCAGGCTCAAGGTGTCCGACCACTCGGACCTCTTCGCGGGTCTGCCCGATGATTTCATCGTGTGGGGGTCTCACAACGACGAGGTCAAGGCCGTTCCCGAAGGATTCAGGTTGACCGCGTCGTCTCCTTCCTGCAAGGTGGAGGGGATCGCATGCATCGACCGTCCACTATATGGGGTGCAGTTCCATCCCGAGGTCGAGAACACAGAACACGGTGCCGAGATATTCCAGAACTTCCTCGAGATAATCAAGGGACAGAGACAATGA
- a CDS encoding UPF0147 family protein, with protein sequence MADKIKQIADAMDMLAEDTSVPRNIRKGATDAKARLLDTKDAMDVRCAGAINILDDLANDPNIPLQARTLIWQIISQLETVAKGN encoded by the coding sequence ATGGCTGACAAGATCAAACAGATTGCTGATGCGATGGACATGCTTGCTGAGGACACCTCCGTTCCCAGGAACATAAGGAAAGGAGCGACCGATGCAAAAGCCAGGCTTCTCGACACCAAAGATGCTATGGACGTCCGCTGCGCAGGAGCGATCAATATCCTCGATGATCTTGCCAACGACCCCAACATCCCCCTTCAGGCGAGAACCCTGATCTGGCAGATCATCAGCCAGCTCGAGACCGTCGCCAAAGGAAACTGA
- a CDS encoding protein translocase SEC61 complex subunit gamma yields the protein MSDEGAEDRSMEFQDNLESKIKGIGRGKYGRILQMAHTPDKEEYLRTAKISAIGIVLLGALGFFIMWLMTYLPDYF from the coding sequence ATGTCAGACGAAGGAGCAGAGGACAGGTCCATGGAGTTCCAGGACAACCTCGAGTCCAAGATTAAAGGCATCGGCAGAGGAAAATACGGAAGGATCCTCCAGATGGCCCACACACCGGACAAAGAGGAGTATCTTAGGACCGCCAAGATTTCCGCAATTGGGATAGTTCTGCTTGGAGCACTCGGTTTCTTCATCATGTGGCTCATGACCTACCTTCCCGATTACTTCTGA
- a CDS encoding transcription elongation factor Spt5 has translation MSDDMRGPNFTGDNGLKEVHAGGIVYWDFQASSGAPKATLAFSVNSDDPDNAPEWTVTLYDSVGNEIWENFRSKNEVEVDFPGSTSKQLKLEVICPKGARYDDKVNISVTITSDAGSATDEFSAVARQSIVVLKTQIDQEKVVAQSLMAKASEGEHDIYAVLSPIGLRGYVFVEGMNTDRLHEKTRDIKKARSFIDGESSIEEISHYLVPVSAVVGIEEGDLVELVNGPFKGETARVQKIDQDKEEITVELVDAMVPIPVTVKGDSVRVVEKEK, from the coding sequence ATGTCAGACGATATGAGAGGCCCCAACTTTACTGGTGACAACGGGCTCAAAGAGGTCCATGCCGGAGGTATAGTCTACTGGGATTTCCAGGCTTCGTCTGGCGCACCGAAGGCCACACTGGCTTTCAGCGTCAACAGCGACGACCCTGACAATGCACCCGAATGGACCGTGACGCTCTACGATTCCGTAGGGAACGAGATCTGGGAGAACTTCCGCTCCAAGAACGAGGTCGAGGTCGACTTCCCCGGCAGCACTTCCAAGCAGCTCAAGCTCGAGGTCATCTGCCCCAAGGGAGCCAGATACGACGACAAGGTGAACATCTCGGTCACGATCACTTCCGATGCAGGTTCCGCCACGGACGAGTTCTCGGCCGTAGCAAGGCAGTCCATCGTCGTTCTGAAGACCCAGATCGATCAGGAGAAAGTAGTCGCTCAGAGCCTTATGGCCAAGGCCAGCGAGGGCGAGCATGACATCTATGCCGTACTGAGCCCCATCGGTCTGAGGGGATATGTGTTCGTAGAAGGTATGAACACCGACCGTCTGCACGAGAAGACCCGCGATATCAAGAAAGCACGTTCCTTCATCGACGGAGAGTCCTCGATAGAGGAGATCAGTCACTATCTGGTGCCTGTCTCTGCCGTCGTGGGTATAGAAGAGGGAGACCTTGTGGAGCTTGTCAACGGTCCGTTCAAGGGCGAGACCGCCAGGGTCCAGAAGATCGACCAGGACAAAGAGGAGATCACTGTTGAGCTCGTCGATGCCATGGTCCCGATCCCCGTCACTGTCAAGGGTGACAGTGTCAGAGTAGTAGAAAAGGAGAAATGA
- a CDS encoding 50S ribosomal protein L11, producing the protein MVDTVEALVDGGKATAGPPLGPALGPKGVNIGQVIAKINEKTKAFEGMKVPVKILINPDKTFDIKVGTPPVSALIKGELGIETGSGNPKTTIVGNLTVEQAKKIAAMKQDSLLGATERARVSEVAGNCVSLGVTIDGKNPKDFQKDLKAGVYDDVLGH; encoded by the coding sequence ATGGTAGATACTGTTGAGGCATTGGTTGACGGGGGCAAGGCCACCGCAGGTCCGCCTCTGGGCCCTGCACTCGGTCCTAAGGGAGTAAACATCGGACAGGTCATCGCGAAGATCAACGAGAAGACCAAGGCATTCGAGGGAATGAAGGTACCTGTGAAGATCCTCATAAACCCCGACAAGACTTTCGACATCAAGGTCGGAACCCCGCCTGTGTCCGCACTGATCAAAGGCGAGCTGGGAATCGAGACCGGATCCGGCAACCCGAAGACCACCATCGTCGGAAACCTGACCGTCGAGCAGGCTAAGAAGATCGCCGCCATGAAGCAGGACTCTCTGCTGGGCGCGACCGAGAGGGCCCGTGTCTCCGAGGTCGCAGGAAACTGCGTCAGCCTCGGTGTGACTATCGACGGCAAGAACCCCAAGGACTTCCAGAAAGACCTGAAGGCCGGCGTCTACGACGACGTCCTCGGTCACTGA
- a CDS encoding MFS transporter has protein sequence MHLRIAERFDRPTRLALCYLCFMAGGVLMWGVHNIFTIMIAFTLSGIGLGFGIPTVVNWLATITNPKTSGKIMGGYTMMLNLGIFSTSFLLNPILALMGGPNEYAGMYLFGALMSFILMVAMMVYRPVYHKTQKW, from the coding sequence CTGCACCTGCGCATCGCGGAAAGATTCGACCGCCCGACTAGACTGGCACTGTGCTACCTATGCTTCATGGCAGGAGGCGTTCTCATGTGGGGTGTGCATAACATCTTCACCATAATGATCGCCTTCACACTTTCCGGGATTGGGCTGGGATTCGGGATCCCCACCGTCGTCAACTGGCTCGCCACCATAACCAATCCGAAGACCTCTGGGAAGATAATGGGGGGATACACCATGATGCTGAACCTGGGGATATTCTCCACCTCGTTCCTCCTGAACCCCATACTCGCACTCATGGGAGGACCCAACGAGTATGCCGGGATGTACCTGTTCGGTGCCCTCATGTCGTTTATCCTTATGGTGGCGATGATGGTATACAGGCCCGTGTATCACAAGACCCAGAAGTGGTAA
- a CDS encoding MFS transporter, with the protein MSEEQGFKPGRMALAVLLIASMLILMGGAAVAPALPVISAAFPNESEFVVSLIISIPSLGVAVFGFLVGIAADRIGKVRTLIFSLAVFTVCGVSAYFLSDMNAILIGRFLLGLGMAGIGVTTTALITEYYSGPEMVKIVGLQSAAMGIGTMCLEIGGGSLAELGWREPFLIYLIGLVAFFGTILALREPQKRQGPGAIVERPVPTDWKRTVAVCYLSIFVMQILMFMYPAKIGYYVNEYLDVENGSMMSGVFLAFTGYSMRSPVYCTCASRKDSTARLDWHCATYASWQEAFSCGVCITSSP; encoded by the coding sequence ATGTCAGAAGAACAGGGATTCAAACCCGGCAGGATGGCATTGGCGGTATTGCTGATAGCATCCATGCTCATTTTGATGGGAGGAGCGGCCGTGGCACCGGCACTTCCGGTGATCTCCGCAGCATTCCCGAACGAGAGCGAGTTCGTGGTCTCGCTCATAATATCGATACCTTCCCTGGGGGTCGCCGTGTTCGGCTTCCTCGTCGGTATCGCTGCCGACAGGATAGGAAAAGTCAGGACCCTGATATTCTCCCTGGCCGTCTTCACCGTATGCGGAGTCTCCGCATATTTCCTCAGCGACATGAACGCCATCCTCATAGGGCGCTTCCTCCTGGGACTGGGGATGGCCGGCATCGGTGTGACCACCACCGCACTGATAACGGAATACTACAGCGGCCCCGAGATGGTCAAAATCGTAGGGCTGCAGTCCGCCGCCATGGGTATCGGCACCATGTGCCTCGAGATAGGGGGCGGTTCCCTCGCGGAACTCGGATGGAGGGAACCCTTCCTCATATACCTGATAGGGCTGGTGGCGTTCTTCGGGACCATACTGGCTCTGAGGGAACCTCAGAAGAGACAGGGCCCCGGGGCCATCGTCGAGAGGCCGGTCCCGACGGATTGGAAGAGGACGGTCGCAGTGTGCTACCTGTCCATATTCGTGATGCAGATACTCATGTTCATGTATCCGGCCAAGATCGGATACTACGTCAACGAATATCTCGACGTGGAGAACGGCAGCATGATGTCCGGGGTGTTCCTGGCGTTTACGGGATATTCAATGCGGTCGCCTGTGTACTGCACCTGCGCATCGCGGAAAGATTCGACCGCCCGACTAGACTGGCACTGTGCTACCTATGCTTCATGGCAGGAGGCGTTCTCATGTGGGGTGTGCATAACATCTTCACCATAA
- a CDS encoding 50S ribosomal protein L1 codes for MADKPTVMAVQKALESAKKRKFVETVELAVNLRDIDLSLPKNRIQEDVVLPKGRGKQVKIAVIGGGELALKAKDVADLVITPEELGTLAGNKKQAKKIANSVDYFIAEAPLMAVVGKRLGTVLGPRGKMPKPIAPGADPAPMIDNLRKSVTVRTKDRKTFHVPVGTVEMSADDIADNVDVIMKRVEGHLEKGKHNIDSAYIKTTMGPSERLM; via the coding sequence TTGGCAGATAAACCAACCGTAATGGCTGTGCAGAAGGCACTTGAGAGTGCGAAGAAGCGCAAATTTGTAGAAACGGTTGAGTTGGCCGTCAATCTCAGGGATATCGACCTGTCTCTTCCGAAGAACCGTATTCAGGAGGACGTCGTCCTTCCGAAAGGCCGCGGAAAGCAGGTCAAGATCGCTGTCATTGGCGGTGGCGAACTAGCCTTGAAAGCCAAGGACGTTGCTGACCTAGTGATCACTCCCGAGGAACTCGGGACCCTCGCTGGCAACAAGAAACAGGCAAAGAAGATCGCGAACAGTGTCGACTACTTCATCGCCGAGGCCCCCCTTATGGCGGTCGTCGGTAAGAGGCTCGGTACCGTTCTCGGTCCCCGCGGAAAGATGCCTAAGCCCATCGCTCCCGGAGCAGATCCGGCCCCGATGATTGACAACCTCCGCAAGTCTGTTACCGTCAGGACGAAAGACAGGAAGACTTTCCACGTGCCCGTTGGAACCGTGGAGATGTCCGCAGACGACATCGCCGACAACGTCGATGTCATCATGAAGCGTGTTGAAGGCCACCTTGAGAAAGGAAAGCACAACATCGACTCCGCGTACATCAAGACGACCATGGGCCCGTCAGAGAGGCTTATGTGA
- a CDS encoding 50S ribosomal protein L10 has translation MAHVASWKKDIVKEIVDDIQQYPVVAIVDMQEIPAPQIQSMRAGMRAHAKIKMTKNNLMLLALDEAAQFKPGVEKLKEHVGGQCAIVTTDLNPFKLFNKLKATSTPAPAKAGQIAPYDIVVPAGPTPFGPGPIIGELQKLGLPAQIMNGKITVKKDTTVVKGGEPISPELAAMLPKLEILPMEVGMNARAVYGDGIVYGLDVLDIPDDYYTSMFATAAHDALALAVELAYPAKETIVPLIAKAYRSASALSVEAAIPTKETIGALFAKADSQMLALASASGFTNDDIAARLNSVAVAAPSAAAEPAAEAEQKADEKSEEQTEEEVAAGLGALFG, from the coding sequence ATGGCACACGTCGCAAGTTGGAAGAAGGACATCGTCAAAGAGATCGTCGATGATATCCAGCAGTACCCGGTCGTAGCGATCGTGGACATGCAGGAGATCCCCGCTCCCCAGATCCAGTCCATGAGGGCAGGAATGAGGGCTCACGCCAAGATCAAGATGACCAAGAACAACCTTATGCTCTTGGCCCTCGACGAGGCAGCCCAGTTCAAGCCCGGAGTGGAGAAGCTGAAGGAGCACGTCGGCGGACAGTGCGCGATCGTTACCACGGACCTCAACCCCTTCAAGCTCTTCAACAAGCTGAAGGCGACGAGCACCCCCGCACCTGCTAAGGCAGGACAGATCGCACCGTACGACATCGTCGTACCGGCCGGACCTACTCCGTTCGGACCCGGACCGATCATCGGTGAACTTCAAAAACTAGGCCTACCCGCTCAGATCATGAACGGGAAAATAACCGTCAAGAAGGACACCACTGTTGTGAAAGGCGGAGAGCCCATCTCTCCCGAACTCGCAGCAATGCTTCCCAAGCTGGAGATCCTTCCCATGGAAGTCGGAATGAACGCGAGAGCGGTCTACGGCGATGGGATTGTCTACGGCCTGGATGTTCTGGACATACCTGACGATTATTACACCTCTATGTTCGCTACGGCCGCGCACGACGCGTTGGCGCTCGCAGTCGAGCTCGCATACCCTGCGAAGGAGACTATCGTACCGCTGATTGCGAAGGCATACAGGAGCGCTTCTGCGCTGTCTGTTGAGGCCGCGATACCGACTAAAGAGACAATTGGAGCGCTTTTTGCGAAGGCAGACAGTCAGATGCTTGCCCTTGCTTCTGCGTCCGGATTCACGAACGATGACATCGCTGCAAGGCTTAACAGCGTTGCAGTCGCAGCACCGTCCGCCGCAGCAGAGCCCGCCGCCGAGGCGGAGCAGAAAGCAGATGAAAAGAGCGAAGAGCAGACCGAGGAAGAAGTTGCCGCGGGACTTGGAGCTCTATTCGGATAA
- the rpl12p gene encoding 50S ribosomal protein P1, which produces MQYIYSAMVLYSAGKEITEDAITAILTAAGVEVDAAKVKALVASLEGVDIKEAIANASVAAPAAAAAAPAAAAAAAPAEEKAEAEEEKVSEDEAAAGLSALFG; this is translated from the coding sequence ATGCAGTATATTTACAGCGCAATGGTCCTCTACTCTGCTGGAAAAGAGATCACTGAAGATGCCATCACGGCTATCCTCACCGCAGCAGGCGTAGAAGTTGACGCCGCGAAAGTCAAGGCACTCGTTGCCTCCCTCGAGGGAGTTGACATCAAAGAGGCTATCGCAAACGCCTCTGTTGCCGCTCCCGCAGCCGCAGCCGCCGCACCCGCAGCAGCTGCCGCAGCCGCCCCCGCCGAAGAAAAGGCAGAGGCTGAGGAGGAGAAGGTCAGCGAGGACGAGGCTGCCGCTGGACTCAGCGCACTCTTCGGATGA
- a CDS encoding RNA methyltransferase produces MPDIRVVVVGPKFEGNVGAIARCMANFGVEDLVLVNPCEIGETAMNRSKHGDYILRNARTVTSMEEAVEGCLLVVGTSGTVTKGDKNYARIPVDVREFAMDCRGYNEKIAFVFGREDIGLLQTELNRCDVLITIPADDKYPVMNLSHSVGVILYEMFQANRRPVRCEPCDGREKELLFQFFGDLLEEIDYNEARRESTTVMFRRMMGRAIPTKYEYNTIMGVFGDAARIIRNYQESGTKWGGK; encoded by the coding sequence ATGCCTGATATCCGCGTCGTAGTCGTCGGACCCAAGTTCGAAGGGAATGTAGGTGCAATAGCCAGATGCATGGCCAACTTCGGTGTCGAAGACCTGGTATTGGTCAACCCGTGCGAGATCGGGGAGACCGCCATGAACAGATCCAAGCACGGAGACTACATCCTCCGCAACGCAAGGACCGTGACCTCGATGGAGGAGGCCGTGGAAGGATGCCTCCTCGTAGTGGGCACCAGCGGCACAGTCACCAAGGGCGACAAGAACTATGCCCGCATCCCCGTGGACGTAAGGGAGTTCGCAATGGACTGCCGCGGATACAACGAGAAGATAGCATTCGTTTTCGGAAGGGAGGACATCGGACTCCTTCAGACGGAACTCAACAGATGCGACGTCCTCATAACCATCCCTGCGGACGACAAGTACCCGGTAATGAACCTGTCCCACTCCGTGGGCGTCATCCTGTACGAGATGTTCCAGGCCAACAGGAGACCGGTCCGCTGCGAGCCCTGCGACGGACGCGAGAAGGAGCTCCTCTTCCAGTTCTTCGGAGACCTCTTGGAGGAGATAGACTACAACGAGGCCCGGAGGGAATCCACCACCGTCATGTTCAGACGCATGATGGGCAGGGCCATCCCCACCAAATACGAATACAACACGATAATGGGCGTTTTCGGCGATGCCGCCAGGATAATCAGGAACTATCAGGAGAGCGGCACGAAATGGGGAGGAAAATGA
- a CDS encoding phosphopantothenate/pantothenate synthetase, with the protein MSTPKDHPRYKSLMVREHLAEMVDEGLVNPTGLISHGRGEAFDYLMGEKTIAPALAAEKAAAAFLLRARNPIVCMNGNSIALDPKGLMALSEAVPARMEVNIFHRTEERMEALISYMESQGARGVLGREPDARIPGLTSDRALCSKAGVYDSDVILVPIEDGDRAEALIAMGKTVISIDLNPLSRTSKAASVPISDEITRALANITMFVRELKGKDAEIDAVIASYSSKETRRQTIECICDSLMAEFKE; encoded by the coding sequence GTGTCAACACCTAAGGACCATCCGCGTTACAAGTCCCTCATGGTGAGGGAGCACCTCGCAGAGATGGTGGACGAGGGGCTAGTCAATCCCACGGGCCTCATCTCCCACGGCAGAGGCGAAGCTTTCGATTATCTCATGGGCGAGAAGACGATAGCCCCGGCGCTTGCCGCGGAGAAGGCCGCGGCGGCCTTCCTCCTGAGAGCCAGGAACCCCATCGTCTGCATGAACGGCAACTCCATAGCGTTGGACCCCAAGGGTCTGATGGCCCTTTCGGAGGCCGTACCTGCGAGGATGGAGGTCAACATATTCCACCGTACGGAGGAGAGGATGGAGGCTCTGATATCCTATATGGAGTCCCAGGGGGCCAGGGGCGTCCTCGGAAGGGAGCCGGATGCGAGGATACCGGGTCTGACGTCGGACCGTGCCCTGTGCTCCAAGGCCGGGGTCTACGATTCCGATGTGATCCTGGTCCCGATAGAGGACGGGGACAGGGCGGAGGCCCTCATCGCCATGGGGAAGACCGTCATCTCGATAGACCTCAACCCGCTTTCAAGGACGTCGAAGGCGGCGTCCGTGCCCATCTCCGACGAGATAACGAGGGCCCTTGCGAATATTACCATGTTCGTGAGGGAGCTCAAAGGGAAGGATGCAGAGATAGATGCCGTGATCGCCTCCTACTCGTCCAAGGAGACGAGGAGACAGACCATCGAGTGCATCTGCGATTCTCTTATGGCAGAGTTCAAGGAGTGA